The following are encoded in a window of Vigna unguiculata cultivar IT97K-499-35 chromosome 8, ASM411807v1, whole genome shotgun sequence genomic DNA:
- the LOC114193272 gene encoding UDP-glycosyltransferase 71K1-like isoform X1 yields the protein MAEMKKKAGLIFFPVPGIGHLASSLELAQLLINHHDDLSITIICMKLPHAPYSDAYIRSITASQPQIQAIDLPHVEPPPQELLKRSIPHYIWTLLQILKPHFKATVQNILSSSQSNPVIGLVLDVFCSPMIDVGNDLGIPSYLFMPSNVGFLSLMLSLQKRQVGDVFCDSDSKWLIPGFPDPFPSSVMPDALFNKEGGYAAYYNLALRFQDSKGIIVNTFSELEQYAIDALCDGQIQTPIYAVGPVINLKGHPNPNLDHAQHDKILKWLDEQPDSSVVFLCFGSRGSFDPPQTREIAQALQSSGVRFLWIMRSPPTRTENEERMLPEGFLEWTEGRGMLCDWAPQVEVLAHKAIGGFVSHCGWNSILESLWFGVPILTWPIYAEQQLNAFRMVREFRLAVELRLDYRRGSDLVMAEEIEKGLKQLMDRDTMVHKKVKEMQEMARKVVLNGGSSFSSVGELIDVMTLNFMVGLNESINEKA from the coding sequence ATGGCtgaaatgaagaagaaagcagGGTTGATCTTCTTTCCCGTACCTGGGATTGGCCACTTAGCTTCATCCCTCGAATTAGCACAACTTTTGATCAACCATCATGACGATCTTTCAATCACAATCATCTGCATGAAGCTCCCTCATGCTCCCTATTCAGATGCATACATCAGATCAATTACAGCTTCACAACCACAAATCCAAGCCATCGATCTCCCTCACGTAGAACCCCCTCCACAGGAACTACTAAAGAGATCAATACCACACTACATATGGACCCTCTTGCAGATCCTCAAGCCCCACTTCAAAGCCACAGTACAAAACATTTTATCATCATCTCAGTCAAATCCCGTTATTGGGTTGGTCCTAGATGTTTTCTGTTCACCCATGATTGATGTGGGAAACGACCTAGGCATCCCTTCTTATTTGTTCATGCCCTCAAATGTTGGGTTTTTGAGTCTCATGCTTTCCCTTCAGAAACGTCAAGTTGGTGATGTGTTCTGTGATTCTGATTCAAAATGGTTGATTCCGGGTTTTCCTGATCCATTTCCTTCTAGTGTTATGCCTGATGCTCTTTTTAACAAAGAGGGTGGATATGCTGCTTATTATAATCTTGCTCTGAGGTTCCAGGATTCCAAAGGGATCATTGTTAATACTTTTTCAGAGTTGGAGCAGTATGCTATTGATGCATTATGTGATGGTCAAATTCAAACACCTATCTATGCTGTTGGTCCAGTGATTAATCTCAAGGGTCATCCTAACCCAAATTTGGATCATGCACAACATGACAAAATATTGAAATGGCTAGATGAGCAACCTGATTCTTCAGTCGTTTTCCTTTGTTTTGGAAGTAGAGGAAGTTTTGATCCACCTCAAACAAGAGAAATAGCACAAGCACTTCAGAGTAGTGGAGTTAGGTTCTTGTGGATTATGCGTTCTCCACCAACCAGAACAGAAAATGAGGAGAGAATGTTACCAGAAGGGTTTTTAGAGTGGACAGAAGGTAGGGGAATGCTATGTGATTGGGCACCTCAAGTGGAGGTTCTGGCCCACAAAGCCATAGGGGGGTTTGTGTCTCATTGTGGATGGAACTCTATTTTAGAAAGCTTGTGGTTTGGAGTACCAATATTGACATGGCCTATTTATGCAGAACAGCAGCTGAATGCTTTTAGGATGGTGAGGGAATTTAGATTGGCAGTGGAGCTAAGACTGGACTATAGAAGGGGTAGTGATCTTGTAATGGCGGAGGAGATTGAGAAAGGACTGAAACAACTAATGGATAGAGATACTATGGTACACAAGAAGGTGAAAGAAATGCAAGAGATGGCTAGGAAAGTTGTCCTCAATGGTGGGTCTTCTTTCAGTTCTGTTGGGGAACTCATTGATGTTATGACATTGAATTTCATGGTGGGGTTGAATGAATCAATTAATGAAAAAGCCTAA
- the LOC114195599 gene encoding zinc finger CCCH domain-containing protein 42 isoform X2, giving the protein MGRLLMLISLETRAPENQRVLRSLRMRIKGAQILLWILGRIIRVDHVDKYKKKEEEDEETERQKREARGVCRAFQRGDCTRGASCKFSHDEQRAANTGWGQEEDNPKWGHDKFEGPKKERRSGNNQPNHNSETRDRDSRSKARANDGFNNLPKRSDREERSRRWHDDDDDKGRENNSRREEKGSRRYGDDEFEHKPREERYRREEKKSRKDDYDDIPEQKDHRRREDKKSIKPDDGECEPKLRDSDIREDKRSRRKDGDDFVSKAREPHSNREDRRSRKHSEDESAPRSREDYDRKQDNRFYRSDSDRPESKVRHDYDFERREEKRSRR; this is encoded by the exons ATGGGGAGGTTGTTGATGTTAATCTCGTTAGAGACAAGGGCACCGGAAAATCAAAGGGTTTTGCGTTCCTTGCGTATGAGGATCAAAGGAGCACAAATCTTGCTGTGG ATTTTGGGGAGAATTATTAGGGTGGACCATGTTGACAAGTAcaagaagaaagaggaagaggaCGAGGAGACAGAGCGGCAGAAGAGGGAGGCACGGGGCGTTTGTCGTGCGTTTCAAAGGGGTGATTGTACTCGTGGAGCTAGCTGCAAGTTTTCTCATGATGAGCAA AGAGCTGCAAATACAGGTTGGGGTCAGGAGGAAGACAATCCAAAATGGGGTCACGACAAATTTGAGGGTCCCAAAAAAGAGAGGAGATCTGGCAACAATCAACCAAATCATAATTCAGAAACTAGAGACAGAGATTCACGTTCTAAAGCCCGTGCCAATGATGGATTCAACAACCTACCTAAGAGAAGTGATAGAGAAGAGAGGTCGAGGCGGTGGCATGATGACGATGATGATAAGGGAAGAGAAAATAATAgtagaagagaagagaagggaTCAAGAAGGTATGGGGATGATGAATTTGAACATAAGCCAAGAGAAGAGCGATAtaggagagaagaaaagaaatcaAGAAAGGATGATTACGATGATATTCCTGAGCAAAAAGATCATCGTAGAAGGGAAGACAAGAAGTCAATAAAGCCAGATGATGGTGAGTGTGAACCCAAGTTGAGAGATTCGGACATAAGGGAAGATAAAAGATCCCGGAGGAAGGATGGAGATGATTTTGTAAGCAAGGCAAGAGAACCTCATAGTAACAGGGAAGACAGGAGATCTCGAAAACACAGTGAAGATGAATCTGCACCAAGGTCAAGAGAAGATTATGATAGGAAGCAAGATAACAGGTTTTATAGAAGTGATAGTGATAGACCAGAGTCAAAAGTAAGACATGATTATGATTTTGAGAGGAGGGAAGAGAAAAGGTCAAGAAGGTAA
- the LOC114195599 gene encoding zinc finger CCCH domain-containing protein 25 isoform X1, whose product MNPLTLVKRTQNINAREAALGIGEEASWHAKYKDSAYVFVGGIPFDLTEGDLLAVFAQYGEVVDVNLVRDKGTGKSKGFAFLAYEDQRSTNLAVDNLNGAQILGRIIRVDHVDKYKKKEEEDEETERQKREARGVCRAFQRGDCTRGASCKFSHDEQRAANTGWGQEEDNPKWGHDKFEGPKKERRSGNNQPNHNSETRDRDSRSKARANDGFNNLPKRSDREERSRRWHDDDDDKGRENNSRREEKGSRRYGDDEFEHKPREERYRREEKKSRKDDYDDIPEQKDHRRREDKKSIKPDDGECEPKLRDSDIREDKRSRRKDGDDFVSKAREPHSNREDRRSRKHSEDESAPRSREDYDRKQDNRFYRSDSDRPESKVRHDYDFERREEKRSRR is encoded by the exons ATGAACCCTTTAACACTGGTGAAGCGCACTCAGAACATCAACGCCAGAGAAGCTGCACTCGGAATTGGCGAAGAAGCTTCGTGGCACGCAAAGTACAAAGATTCCGCTTACGTATTCGTCGGTGGCATCCCCTTCGATCTCACCGAGGGTGACCTCCTCGCCGTTTTTGCTCA ATATGGGGAGGTTGTTGATGTTAATCTCGTTAGAGACAAGGGCACCGGAAAATCAAAGGGTTTTGCGTTCCTTGCGTATGAGGATCAAAGGAGCACAAATCTTGCTGTGG ATAATTTGAATGGGGCTCAGATTTTGGGGAGAATTATTAGGGTGGACCATGTTGACAAGTAcaagaagaaagaggaagaggaCGAGGAGACAGAGCGGCAGAAGAGGGAGGCACGGGGCGTTTGTCGTGCGTTTCAAAGGGGTGATTGTACTCGTGGAGCTAGCTGCAAGTTTTCTCATGATGAGCAA AGAGCTGCAAATACAGGTTGGGGTCAGGAGGAAGACAATCCAAAATGGGGTCACGACAAATTTGAGGGTCCCAAAAAAGAGAGGAGATCTGGCAACAATCAACCAAATCATAATTCAGAAACTAGAGACAGAGATTCACGTTCTAAAGCCCGTGCCAATGATGGATTCAACAACCTACCTAAGAGAAGTGATAGAGAAGAGAGGTCGAGGCGGTGGCATGATGACGATGATGATAAGGGAAGAGAAAATAATAgtagaagagaagagaagggaTCAAGAAGGTATGGGGATGATGAATTTGAACATAAGCCAAGAGAAGAGCGATAtaggagagaagaaaagaaatcaAGAAAGGATGATTACGATGATATTCCTGAGCAAAAAGATCATCGTAGAAGGGAAGACAAGAAGTCAATAAAGCCAGATGATGGTGAGTGTGAACCCAAGTTGAGAGATTCGGACATAAGGGAAGATAAAAGATCCCGGAGGAAGGATGGAGATGATTTTGTAAGCAAGGCAAGAGAACCTCATAGTAACAGGGAAGACAGGAGATCTCGAAAACACAGTGAAGATGAATCTGCACCAAGGTCAAGAGAAGATTATGATAGGAAGCAAGATAACAGGTTTTATAGAAGTGATAGTGATAGACCAGAGTCAAAAGTAAGACATGATTATGATTTTGAGAGGAGGGAAGAGAAAAGGTCAAGAAGGTAA
- the LOC114193247 gene encoding UDP-glycosyltransferase 71K2-like yields MKNNAELIFIPSPGIGHLTSSLEFAQLLINRDNHLSVTILCIKIPLTPFADSYIKSALASQPQIKLIDLPLVELPPQESIHKSPEHYICTFMESLKPHVKAAIQNILSSYPRSGSQPVVGLVLDFFCLSMVDVGNELGIPSYMFMTSNVAFSAFILSLLNRGIEDVFNVSEPDLLIPAFPDPVPLSVLPDAAFNKDGGYAAYYKLAQRFLDTKGIIVNSFSDLEKYAIDALSDGQSHAPPIYTVGPLIDLKGRPNPNLDQAQHDKILKWLDEQPVSSVVFLCFGSMGGFAPSQTREIAVALQGSGVRFLWAMNSPPTADNVDRTLPEGFLEWMEGRGMICGWAPQVEVLAHKAIGGFVSHCGWNSILESLWFGVPILAWPIYAEQQLNAFWMVRQYGLAVELRLDYRRSSDLVTAKEIEEGLKQLMDRDNVVHKNVIEMKEKARKAVLTSGSSFISVGKLIDNILGRN; encoded by the coding sequence atgaagaacaacGCAGAACTCATCTTCATTCCCTCACCAGGGATTGGCCACTTGACTTCATCCCTTGAATTTGCTCAGCTTCTAATCAACCGTGACAACCATCTTTCAGTCACAATTCTCTGCATCAAGATCCCTTTAACTCCATTTGCAGACTCTTACATCAAATCAGCTTTAGCCTCACAACCTCAGATCAAACTCATTGATCTCCCTCTAGTAGAACTTCCTCCACAGGAGTCAATTCACAAGTCTCCTGAACATTACATATGTACCTTCATGGAGAGCCTGAAACCCCATGTCAAAGCTGCCATTCAAAACATCTTATCGTCCTATCCTAGGTCTGGGTCACAACCAGTTGTTGGGTTGGTCCTAGATTTCTTTTGTTTGTCCATGGTTGATGTGGGGAATGAACTTGGCATCCCCTCTTACATGTTCATGACTTCAAATGTTGCATTTTCAGCTTTTATTCTTTCCCTTCTGAATCGTGGGATAGAGGATGTGTTCAATGTCTCTGAGCCTGACTTGTTGATTCCGGCTTTCCCGGATCCAGTTCCTCTAAGTGTTTTGCCTGATGCTGCTTTTAACAAAGATGGTGGATATGCTGCATATTACAAGCTTGCTCAGAGGTTCTTGGACACCAAAGGGATCATTGTTAATTCCTTCTCAGATTTGGAGAAGTATGCTATCGATGCATTATCTGATGGTCAAAGTCACGCACCTCCAATCTATACTGTTGGTCCTTTGATTGATCTCAAAGGTCGGCCAAACCCAAATTTAGATCAAGCCCAGCATGACAAAATATTGAAGTGGCTAGATGAGCAACCAGTTTCCTCTGTGGTGTTTCTTTGCTTTGGGAGCATGGGAGGGTTTGCTCCATCTCAAACAAGAGAAATAGCAGTAGCACTACAGGGTAGTGGAGTTAGGTTCTTGTGGGCTATGAATTCTCCACCAACTGCAGATAATGTAGACAGAACCCTACCAGAAGGTTTCTTAGAATGGATGGAGGGTAGGGGAATGATATGTGGATGGGCACCCCAGGTGGAGGTTCTGGCCCACAAAGCCATTGGGGGTTTTGTGTCTCATTGTGGGTGGAACTCTATTTTGGAAAGTTTGTGGTTTGGGGTACCAATATTGGCATGGCCTATCTATGCAGAACAACAGTTGAATGCATTTTGGATGGTGAGGCAATATGGATTAGCTGTGGAGTTGAGACTGGACTATAGAAGGAGCAGTGATCTTGTAACGGCAAAGGAGATAGAGGAAGGGCTGAAACAATTGATGGACAGAGATAATGTGGTACACAAGAACGTGATAGAGATGAAAGAGAAGGCAAGGAAAGCTGTTCTTACCAGTGGTTCTTCTTTCATTTCTGTTGGAAAACTAATTGATAATATATTGGGAAGGAACTGA
- the LOC114193272 gene encoding UDP-glycosyltransferase 71K2-like isoform X2: MAEMKKKAGLIFFPVPGIGHLASSLELAQLLINHHDDLSITIICMKLPHAPYSDAYIRSITASQPQIQAIDLPHVEPPPQELLKRSIPHYIWTLLQILKPHFKATVQNILSSSQSNPVIGLVLDVFCSPMIDVGNDLGIPSYLFMPSNVGFLSLMLSLQKRQVGDVFCDSDSKWLIPGFPDPFPSSVMPDALFNKEGGYAAYYNLALRFQDSKGIIVNTFSELEQYAIDALCDGQIQTPIYAVGPVINLKGHPNPNLDHAQHDKILKWLDEQPDSSVVFLCFGSRGSFDPPQTREIAQALQSSGVRFLWIMRSPPTRTENEERMLPEGFLEWTEGRGMLCDWAPQVEVLAHKAIGGFVSHCGWNSILESLWFGVPILTWPIYAEQQLNAFRMVREFRLAVELRLDYRRGSDLVMAEEIEKGLKQLMDRDTMVHKKVKEMQEMARKVVLNGS, encoded by the exons ATGGCtgaaatgaagaagaaagcagGGTTGATCTTCTTTCCCGTACCTGGGATTGGCCACTTAGCTTCATCCCTCGAATTAGCACAACTTTTGATCAACCATCATGACGATCTTTCAATCACAATCATCTGCATGAAGCTCCCTCATGCTCCCTATTCAGATGCATACATCAGATCAATTACAGCTTCACAACCACAAATCCAAGCCATCGATCTCCCTCACGTAGAACCCCCTCCACAGGAACTACTAAAGAGATCAATACCACACTACATATGGACCCTCTTGCAGATCCTCAAGCCCCACTTCAAAGCCACAGTACAAAACATTTTATCATCATCTCAGTCAAATCCCGTTATTGGGTTGGTCCTAGATGTTTTCTGTTCACCCATGATTGATGTGGGAAACGACCTAGGCATCCCTTCTTATTTGTTCATGCCCTCAAATGTTGGGTTTTTGAGTCTCATGCTTTCCCTTCAGAAACGTCAAGTTGGTGATGTGTTCTGTGATTCTGATTCAAAATGGTTGATTCCGGGTTTTCCTGATCCATTTCCTTCTAGTGTTATGCCTGATGCTCTTTTTAACAAAGAGGGTGGATATGCTGCTTATTATAATCTTGCTCTGAGGTTCCAGGATTCCAAAGGGATCATTGTTAATACTTTTTCAGAGTTGGAGCAGTATGCTATTGATGCATTATGTGATGGTCAAATTCAAACACCTATCTATGCTGTTGGTCCAGTGATTAATCTCAAGGGTCATCCTAACCCAAATTTGGATCATGCACAACATGACAAAATATTGAAATGGCTAGATGAGCAACCTGATTCTTCAGTCGTTTTCCTTTGTTTTGGAAGTAGAGGAAGTTTTGATCCACCTCAAACAAGAGAAATAGCACAAGCACTTCAGAGTAGTGGAGTTAGGTTCTTGTGGATTATGCGTTCTCCACCAACCAGAACAGAAAATGAGGAGAGAATGTTACCAGAAGGGTTTTTAGAGTGGACAGAAGGTAGGGGAATGCTATGTGATTGGGCACCTCAAGTGGAGGTTCTGGCCCACAAAGCCATAGGGGGGTTTGTGTCTCATTGTGGATGGAACTCTATTTTAGAAAGCTTGTGGTTTGGAGTACCAATATTGACATGGCCTATTTATGCAGAACAGCAGCTGAATGCTTTTAGGATGGTGAGGGAATTTAGATTGGCAGTGGAGCTAAGACTGGACTATAGAAGGGGTAGTGATCTTGTAATGGCGGAGGAGATTGAGAAAGGACTGAAACAACTAATGGATAGAGATACTATGGTACACAAGAAGGTGAAAGAAATGCAAGAGATGGCTAGGAAAGTTGTCCTCAATG GCAGTTGA